A window from Nitrospirota bacterium encodes these proteins:
- a CDS encoding sensor histidine kinase, translated as MRSLQTRLSAGLIISLIVLFTLQWFIVSKTIRYLTEDYVASRLRHDAEGFLVALVTGSDNTPSYLNMQRIDPIYNRPFSGHYYQIQTGGQIIRSRSLWDEELVIPPASGDTITKSYSNGPRGQLLLLLAGNFIKQDQPVFIAVAEDLSPMEADMRRFQLRYALVSASILVFLILIQRLIVRAGLAPLEKVREDISSLERGEITQLREDVPGEMRPFINEINRLLDIMSRRLLRSRNAMGNLAHALKTPLTLLMQLPHQEEMNKCGEVRRQLIEQTERLNSLLERELKLARLSGVPRPGQQVVLGEELHHLFDALRKIYRDKPIKFEWSVPPHGVIAGDREDMLELIGNLLDNACKWARSTVSLAIASDAGLSITVEDDGPGCPDEEIERLSLRGVRLDESPAGYGLGLSIVKGIVEQYSGSIQFGRSEKLGGFRIDINLPVVY; from the coding sequence ATGCGGTCTCTGCAAACACGGCTCAGTGCAGGCCTCATAATCAGCCTTATTGTCCTGTTCACCCTTCAGTGGTTCATCGTCAGTAAGACAATACGGTACCTGACAGAAGATTATGTTGCATCGAGATTGAGGCACGATGCAGAAGGTTTTCTTGTTGCCCTCGTTACAGGCAGTGATAATACCCCGTCTTACCTCAATATGCAACGCATTGATCCAATATATAACCGGCCTTTTTCAGGCCACTACTACCAGATTCAGACAGGCGGACAAATCATCCGTTCGAGGTCCCTATGGGATGAGGAGTTGGTGATCCCCCCTGCTTCTGGAGATACCATCACAAAGTCCTATTCTAACGGTCCCCGCGGGCAGCTTCTGCTGCTGCTTGCCGGTAATTTCATAAAACAGGATCAGCCCGTTTTCATTGCTGTTGCAGAGGACCTCTCTCCAATGGAGGCCGATATGCGGCGATTTCAGCTCAGGTATGCACTTGTATCAGCGTCCATACTCGTATTCCTGATCTTAATTCAAAGACTGATTGTACGGGCCGGATTGGCGCCGCTGGAAAAGGTGCGGGAGGATATAAGCTCACTGGAAAGGGGGGAGATCACACAGCTCAGAGAGGATGTCCCCGGAGAGATGCGTCCCTTTATCAACGAGATCAACCGGCTGCTCGATATCATGAGTCGCAGGCTTCTGCGGTCACGAAATGCCATGGGCAATCTTGCCCATGCCCTTAAAACGCCTTTGACATTGCTGATGCAGCTGCCTCATCAGGAGGAGATGAATAAGTGCGGGGAGGTCAGGCGTCAACTGATTGAGCAAACGGAAAGACTAAACTCTCTCCTGGAACGGGAATTAAAACTGGCGCGCTTATCAGGTGTTCCCAGACCTGGTCAACAGGTAGTCCTGGGAGAGGAGTTACACCACCTTTTCGATGCCCTCAGGAAGATCTATAGAGACAAGCCCATAAAGTTTGAATGGTCAGTGCCGCCACATGGCGTTATTGCAGGCGACAGGGAGGACATGCTGGAACTGATCGGGAACCTGCTGGATAATGCATGCAAGTGGGCCCGCAGCACAGTAAGCCTTGCTATTGCCAGCGATGCAGGTTTAAGCATTACTGTTGAAGATGACGGGCCAGGCTGCCCTGATGAGGAGATCGAACGGCTCTCCCTCAGAGGGGTACGCCTCGACGAGTCCCCTGCCGGATATGGACTCGGCCTTTCCATAGTGAAAGGCATTGTTGAGCAGTATTCCGGGTCAATACAATTTGGCCGGTCAGAGAAACTTGGCGGCTTCAGGATAGATATCAACCTGCCGGTTGTTTACTGA
- a CDS encoding sigma-54-dependent Fis family transcriptional regulator, translated as DVSLHTQIKLLRVLQEGEFERVGDSKTIRVDVRVIAATNKDLKVAVEKGEFREDLYYRLKVVPIEVPPLRERKEDIPLLLKHFIEKYNKELGAGVTNISPPAMDFLMEYEFPGNIRELEHIIEYAIIRCHGSTINPEHLPKEIQNKSIIDKIINKADPLRELEREVIIRMLEETNRNHQECAKRLNMSRTTFWRKLKSLNIEQTG; from the coding sequence GGATGTATCACTGCATACCCAGATAAAACTCCTGAGGGTACTTCAGGAAGGGGAGTTTGAGCGGGTTGGTGATTCAAAGACCATCAGGGTAGATGTGAGGGTTATTGCAGCAACTAATAAGGACCTGAAGGTTGCTGTAGAAAAGGGTGAATTCAGGGAAGACCTTTACTACAGGCTAAAGGTTGTACCTATAGAGGTGCCGCCTTTGCGGGAAAGGAAAGAGGATATCCCGCTCCTTTTAAAACATTTTATAGAAAAGTACAATAAGGAACTGGGGGCCGGGGTTACAAATATCTCTCCTCCGGCAATGGACTTTCTGATGGAGTATGAGTTTCCTGGCAATATACGGGAACTTGAACATATTATAGAATATGCCATCATAAGATGTCATGGTTCTACCATCAATCCTGAACACCTTCCAAAGGAGATTCAGAATAAGAGCATCATAGACAAGATCATAAATAAGGCTGACCCTCTGAGAGAATTAGAGAGGGAGGTCATAATTCGTATGCTTGAAGAGACGAACCGGAACCATCAGGAGTGTGCAAAAAGGCTGAACATGAGCAGAACTACATTCTGGAGAAAATTAAAGTCCCTGAATATTGAACAGACGGGATGA